A single region of the Montipora capricornis isolate CH-2021 chromosome 13, ASM3666992v2, whole genome shotgun sequence genome encodes:
- the LOC138029618 gene encoding sushi, nidogen and EGF-like domain-containing protein 1 isoform X1 yields the protein MNQFNSQRPLGRRGIKERKYTDECQNSPCQNGATCVNKPGRYECKCIVGYNGKNCDTDIDECKESSPCQNGTCENKNGTYKCKCQKGFLGLNCEIEELGCFKDKAKDRTMDDHMLESLRKYIDWRDMSKTVRNCSEIAKRKKKYYFAIQYYGECWGASADTQYNKHGPSDNCWSGVGGPYTNFVYRNTDV from the exons ATGAATCAATTCAACTCCCAAAGGCCCTTAGGACGGCGAGGaatcaaagagagaaaat ATACTGATGAATGTCAAAACAGCCCTTGTCAGAACGGAGCAACTTGTGTCAACAAGCCAGGCAGGTACGAATGCAAATGCATCGTCGGATATAACGGGAAAAACTGTGATACAG ATATAGACGAATGCAAAGAAAGTAGCCCTTGTCAAAATGGAACCTGCGAAAACAAAAACGGAACATACAAGTGCAAGTGTCAGAAAGGATTTTTAGGACTTAACTGCGAAATCG AAGAACTCGGCTGTTTCAAAGACAAGGCCAAAGACCGCACCATGGACGATCATATGCTCGAGAGCTTACGCAAGTACATCGACTGGCGTGATATGTCAAAAACAGTTCGAAATTGCTCAGAAATAGCCAAAAGAAAGAA GAAGTATTACTTCGCCATTCAATACTACGGAGAGTGCTGGGGGGCTTCAGCGGACACGCAGTATAATAAGCATGGTCCATCTGACAATTGCTGGTCTGGTGTGGGTGGACCTTACACGAATTTCGTCTATCGAAATACCGACGTTTAA
- the LOC138029618 gene encoding uncharacterized protein isoform X3: MNQFNSQRPLGRRGIKERKYTDECQNSPCQNGATCVNKPGRYECKCIVGYNGKNCDTEELGCFKDKAKDRTMDDHMLESLRKYIDWRDMSKTVRNCSEIAKRKKKYYFAIQYYGECWGASADTQYNKHGPSDNCWSGVGGPYTNFVYRNTDV; this comes from the exons ATGAATCAATTCAACTCCCAAAGGCCCTTAGGACGGCGAGGaatcaaagagagaaaat ATACTGATGAATGTCAAAACAGCCCTTGTCAGAACGGAGCAACTTGTGTCAACAAGCCAGGCAGGTACGAATGCAAATGCATCGTCGGATATAACGGGAAAAACTGTGATACAG AAGAACTCGGCTGTTTCAAAGACAAGGCCAAAGACCGCACCATGGACGATCATATGCTCGAGAGCTTACGCAAGTACATCGACTGGCGTGATATGTCAAAAACAGTTCGAAATTGCTCAGAAATAGCCAAAAGAAAGAA GAAGTATTACTTCGCCATTCAATACTACGGAGAGTGCTGGGGGGCTTCAGCGGACACGCAGTATAATAAGCATGGTCCATCTGACAATTGCTGGTCTGGTGTGGGTGGACCTTACACGAATTTCGTCTATCGAAATACCGACGTTTAA
- the LOC138029618 gene encoding uncharacterized protein isoform X2: MNVKTALVRTEQLVSTSQADIDECKESSPCQNGTCENKNGTYKCKCQKGFLGLNCEIEELGCFKDKAKDRTMDDHMLESLRKYIDWRDMSKTVRNCSEIAKRKKKYYFAIQYYGECWGASADTQYNKHGPSDNCWSGVGGPYTNFVYRNTDV; the protein is encoded by the exons ATGAATGTCAAAACAGCCCTTGTCAGAACGGAGCAACTTGTGTCAACAAGCCAGGCAG ATATAGACGAATGCAAAGAAAGTAGCCCTTGTCAAAATGGAACCTGCGAAAACAAAAACGGAACATACAAGTGCAAGTGTCAGAAAGGATTTTTAGGACTTAACTGCGAAATCG AAGAACTCGGCTGTTTCAAAGACAAGGCCAAAGACCGCACCATGGACGATCATATGCTCGAGAGCTTACGCAAGTACATCGACTGGCGTGATATGTCAAAAACAGTTCGAAATTGCTCAGAAATAGCCAAAAGAAAGAA GAAGTATTACTTCGCCATTCAATACTACGGAGAGTGCTGGGGGGCTTCAGCGGACACGCAGTATAATAAGCATGGTCCATCTGACAATTGCTGGTCTGGTGTGGGTGGACCTTACACGAATTTCGTCTATCGAAATACCGACGTTTAA